The nucleotide window AACTTAAATTAGTACAGACACCCTCATATGGGCTTTCTGAATTTCATTACAGTATTGGTATGGGAACGAGGAATTTGTTTGGGTTACACGGTTCAAACAAAGAATTGCTTAAGGATATTGGTTGGGAAAACATGAATGCTGACGAGGCATCTGAAGCGATATTGTATGCACTTTGGGCTAGACTTCGATCTGAGTTACTATCTAACGAGTTAAAGAATCTAGAACGGATGGATGAGGCTCTAAATCACATAATCGTACAGCCATTTAATTTAGTTCCTACACCGGTTCTCTCGGTTCCGCATAATAAGACCAGTATTTCCGCTGCGATCTCACATGTAAATAAAGCAATAAAGAGACAGGAAGAGTATGGAGTCCAAATCGTTTTGGATAGATCTGTAAATCCCAATCATAGTTTTTATTATTCGGAAAAAAAGAGTATATCACTCTACTTATTTTTGTTGAGAATGGAAATGAGGGGTCGTGTTCAGCACATATATAATGAAACTAAAATTATTATTACGAAATTCGTACCAGAGAGTAATTCTTTCTAATATAAGCCAACCTGAATATTAGAAAGTATTGCTCTCTGACCCGCATTTCCATTATGAGGCAAGCGACTTGGCCTCTATGCCTTTTTCTGTTATTTCAATTCCTGATTTAATATTTCTATGTAAGCAGTATACGCGAACACACGGTTGCGCTTTTGGCCGGTGATTTCTTTAACGATGCCGTATTGATGTTCCAGGGTATCCAGCACCTTGCCGACCGTGGCAGCTGTGAGCCCGGTAAGTTCGATCAGCTTGTTGATGCTGGCAATGGGCTGCTGAAACAGGGCATCGATGATTTGGCTGGCCGAGCCTTGTTGGCGACCCAGGCCGTTTAAACGGGCTTTGTCATGTTGTCTGAGGGCACTGAGTTGTTGCGCAGTATCGGCGGCTTGATTGGCCGTTGCAACCACGGCATCCACAAAGAACAATAGCCAGGCTTCCCAATCTCCACTAAGGCGCACCTGATTCAAAAGCTCGTAATAGGTTGGACGGTGTTTTTTAAAAAACACGGATAGGTATAGCAAGGGTTCTTGCAGAACTTTTGCTTCCACCAAGATTAAAGGGATCAACAGGCGACCGATGCGACCGTTGCCATCCATGAAGGGATGAATGGTTTCAAACTGCACATGAGCCAGCGCGGCCTTGATAAGTGGGTCGGTGGACTCGGGCACGTTGTTAATAAAACGTTCCAGTTCGGCCCAACAATTATTCAGTTCGTTGGCCGGTGTGGGTACAAAGGCGGCTTCGTCGGGGCGGTGGCCGCCGATCCAAACCTGAGTTTTGCGGAACTCA belongs to Gammaproteobacteria bacterium and includes:
- a CDS encoding Fic family protein, which encodes MKRGVTGQYTPAIAGGIACQAFVPKSLPPQPPLEMDGKLQGRINQAMLALGRLDATSNLLPDAHLFLYSYVRKEAVMSSQIEGTQSSLSDLMLYEMDGVPGVPMDDVQEVSCYVNALNLGITRIRQQQPIAYRLLTELHQALMTSGRGSNRSPGEFRKTQVWIGGHRPDEAAFVPTPANELNNCWAELERFINNVPESTDPLIKAALAHVQFETIHPFMDGNGRIGRLLIPLILVEAKVLQEPLLYLSVFFKKHRPTYYELLNQVRLSGDWEAWLLFFVDAVVATANQAADTAQQLSALRQHDKARLNGLGRQQGSASQIIDALFQQPIASINKLIELTGLTAATVGKVLDTLEHQYGIVKEITGQKRNRVFAYTAYIEILNQELK